Proteins found in one Plasmodium sp. gorilla clade G2 genome assembly, chromosome: 14 genomic segment:
- a CDS encoding zinc finger protein, putative: protein MEKINDKAILEKISDITGNTTKNALVGFKKKKKKKKKKNVDISPDINKKIKNKKINKTENTFDNFKYEPKKETCKFFFKKGKCIHNDKCTYSHDVIPIYKISKLCKFLVKGTCHKQNCIFSHDYELFYCRNNVIYNSCHNPACKFKHVKIDNSINNADEYNKEVDNVLTKDDKIRFLYNNKNYLMELLIHKYHTFDNTDHKINIDNLIKKNNYPWFINGIIDIIKLDFKYNKADSFFKLINIAKNNQNNNLKSYMDNPNNQNVHNNNDLTNNANANNQDIKSSQQTIKDEDLKNNNDTQNGDNKLDNNVEENFDDYNFYSSEEEDYTQYLNKYFDMDT from the coding sequence gGAATACAACCAAGAATGCTCTTGTTgggtttaaaaaaaagaagaaaaagaagaaaaaaaaaaatgtagataTAAGTcctgatataaataaaaagataaaaaataaaaaaattaacaagaCAGAAAACACTTTTGATAATTTTAAGTATGAaccaaaaaaagaaacatgtaaatttttttttaagaaaggAAAATGTATACATAATGATAAATGTACTTATTCACATGATGTTATtcctatatataaaatatccaaattatgtaaatttttagTTAAAGGTACATGTCATAAACAAAATTGTATCTTTTCTCATGATTATGAACTATTTTATTGTCGtaataatgttatatataattcatgtCATAATCCTGCATGTAAATTTAAACATGTAAAAATTGATAATAGTATTAATAATGcagatgaatataataaagaagtaGATAATGTTCTAACAAAAGACGATAAAATTAGatttctttataataataaaaattatttaatggaATTATTAATTCATAAATATCATACTTTTGATAATACCgatcataaaataaatatagataatttaataaaaaaaaataattatccaTGGTTTATTAATGGTATTATAGATATTATTAAGTTAgactttaaatataataaagcaGATagcttttttaaattaataaatatagcaAAAAACAACCAAaacaataatttaaaatcATATATGGATAATCCTAATAACCAAAatgttcataataataatgatcttACAAATAACGCAAATGCCAATAATCAAGATATTAAATCATCTCAACAAACAATAAAAGATGAAgatttgaaaaataataatgatactCAAAATGGGGATAACAAACTAGATAATAATGTAGAAGAAAACTTTGATGACTATAATTTCTATTCAAGTGAAGAAGAAGATTATACTCAGTACTTGAACAAGTACTTTGACATGGACACATAA